One Glycine max cultivar Williams 82 chromosome 3, Glycine_max_v4.0, whole genome shotgun sequence DNA window includes the following coding sequences:
- the LOC102667149 gene encoding protein PSK SIMULATOR 3 — MVVATMAWRQKTVVPGANTLGILAFEAGKTMSHLISLYHSLSDEEIIKLRKEVIKSKGVTYLNSQHECFLLNLAAAERLEELDTAADTVSRLGRKCSDPSLSSFDLVYADLKLGLIDLRKLSYGTRNTPKIISKIEKLVSSTKSLHSAMHCMAEHETSEKKKQRLKTVMRPINYNNNYNAKQNNMEYLNEQIAYQRKQVQHYKEVSLWSQTLDKTVGIMAKVVCIVYARICSVFGGYISNCNCYEINDDNNINNNCCCLLEHRELYKKNYCLYEESLQKRVTRSGPIPKASNNNKTGVIRFLNREVDRPMSNVNNRVLRLAPPSTVGGAGLAARYAEVVLAAERLLHAPATVAEDARERFYEMLPERVRQKVAAKLRGRWRREEEGEALAEGWRDAVEKMLEWLSPVAHDTVRWQAERSMETARFETKTTALLLQTLHYSDLEKAEAAIVEVLVGLSCIFYCERRCWQGHSYSCG, encoded by the coding sequence ATGGTAGTTGCCACCATGGCATGGCGTCAGAAGACGGTGGTCCCGGGGGCTAACACCCTTGGCATCCTTGCCTTCGAGGCCGGAAAAACCATGAGCCACCTCATTTCCCTCTACCACTCCCTCTCGGACGAGGAAATCATCAAGCTTCGCAAAGAGGTGATCAAATCCAAAGGGGTAACATACTTGAATTCCCAACATGAATGCTTCCTTCTCAACCTCGCCGCAGCAGAGCGCCTTGAGGAGCTTGACACGGCAGCCGACACTGTCTCGCGGCTCGGCCGGAAATGCTCCGATCCGAGCCTCAGCAGCTTCGACCTTGTCTACGCCGACCTCAAGCTTGGCCTCATCGACCTTCGAAAGCTGAGTTACGGTACTCGCAACACCCCGAAGATTATCTCCAAAATTGAGAAGCTTGTCTCTTCAACCAAAAGTCTTCATTCTGCCATGCATTGCATGGCGGAACACGAGACTTCcgagaagaagaaacaaagattgAAGACAGTTATGAGACCCATTAATTATAACAACAACTACAacgcaaaacaaaacaacatggAATACTTGAACGAGCAGATAGCgtatcaaagaaaacaagtacAGCATTACAAGGAAGTTTCACTATGGAGCCAAACATTGGACAAAACCGTTGGGATCATGGCTAAGGTGGTTTGCATTGTCTACGCTAGAATATGTTCCGTTTTTGGAGGCTACATTTCTAATTGCAACTGCTATGAAatcaatgatgacaacaacatcaacaacaattgcTGTTGCCTCTTGGAACACCGCGAGTTGTACAAGAAAAATTATTGTCTCTACGAGGAATCACTTCAGAAGCGTGTCACAAGATCCGGTCCAATTCCGAAGGCTAGTAATAACAACAAAACCGGTGTGATACGGTTCTTGAACCGTGAAGTTGATAGGCCAATGAGTAATGTTAATAATAGGGTTTTGAGGCTGGCGCCGCCGTCGACGGTGGGCGGGGCGGGGCTTGCAGCGAGGTATGcggaggtggttttggcggCGGAACGGTTGCTGCACGCGCCGGCAACGGTGGCGGAGGACGCGCGGGAGAGGTTTTACGAGATGTTGCCGGAGAGGGTGAGACAAAAGGTGGCGGCGAAGCTGAGGGGGCGGTGGAGGAGGGAGGAGGAGGGGGAGGCGCTGGCAGAGGGGTGGCGGGACGCGGTGGAGAAGATGTTGGAGTGGCTGTCGCCGGTGGCACACGACACGGTGCGGTGGCAGGCGGAGAGGAGCATGGAGACGGCGAGGTTTGAGACGAAGACAACGGCGCTGCTGCTGCAGACGCTGCATTACTCCGACTTAGAGAAGGCGGAGGCGGCCATTGTGGAGGTGTTGGTGGGGTTGAGTTGCATATTTTATTGTGAGAGAAGGTGTTGGCAGGGACATAGTTATAGCTGTGGATGA